A single region of the Arthrobacter sp. zg-Y820 genome encodes:
- a CDS encoding aminotransferase class I/II-fold pyridoxal phosphate-dependent enzyme, with protein sequence MMKIAAEPLAALRARTSAKWQTYPADVLPLFVAEMDYPLAEPVQQAIIHRVLASDTGYIAGPEPVAGAFAGHAGRTWNWAVDPGDVRTTTDVSVAIVECLRQAVPMDGSVVITPPVYPPFYELPPEADASVVEVPLLLTGRGWQLDLPALERAFAKGADALLLCNPHNPLGLVHSAEILRALADLSAKYGVAVISDEIHAPLTYAPGSFTPYLSVSANAREYGLCVTAASKAWNIAGTKCAVMVASSERTRLQLDSMPDEVAARTSILGLHGTVAAYNDGGSWLEAVMAALEENRRLLGELLAARLPGVVYRPPAAGYLAWLDFRGVGWGEDPAAVALERARVALEPGHRFGPQGSGFARLNFACSPEVLAEAVERLARVRASSSDGTA encoded by the coding sequence ATGATGAAGATCGCGGCGGAGCCGCTGGCCGCGCTGCGAGCCCGGACCAGCGCGAAATGGCAGACCTACCCGGCGGACGTCCTGCCGCTGTTCGTGGCGGAAATGGACTATCCGCTGGCCGAGCCCGTGCAGCAGGCCATCATTCACCGGGTCCTGGCGTCGGACACGGGTTACATTGCCGGCCCGGAACCGGTCGCCGGTGCCTTTGCCGGGCACGCCGGGCGGACCTGGAACTGGGCGGTGGATCCCGGGGACGTGCGGACCACCACCGACGTCAGCGTGGCCATCGTCGAGTGTCTGCGGCAGGCGGTTCCGATGGACGGCAGCGTGGTCATCACCCCGCCGGTCTATCCGCCCTTCTATGAGCTGCCGCCGGAAGCCGACGCTTCGGTGGTGGAAGTTCCACTGCTGCTCACGGGGAGGGGCTGGCAGCTGGACCTGCCGGCGCTGGAACGCGCGTTTGCCAAGGGAGCCGACGCCCTGCTGCTGTGCAATCCGCACAATCCGCTGGGCCTGGTGCATTCGGCTGAAATCCTCCGGGCGCTCGCCGACCTGTCGGCCAAATACGGAGTGGCCGTGATCAGCGATGAAATCCATGCTCCGCTGACCTACGCGCCGGGCTCGTTCACGCCTTACCTCTCCGTCTCCGCGAATGCCCGCGAGTACGGCCTGTGCGTGACCGCAGCCAGCAAAGCCTGGAACATTGCCGGCACCAAGTGCGCGGTGATGGTGGCCTCCAGCGAACGCACCCGGCTGCAGCTGGACTCCATGCCGGACGAGGTTGCCGCTCGGACCAGCATTCTGGGCCTGCACGGCACCGTGGCCGCGTATAACGACGGCGGGTCCTGGCTGGAGGCCGTCATGGCCGCGCTGGAGGAGAATCGCCGGCTGCTCGGCGAGCTGCTGGCGGCCCGGCTGCCCGGTGTTGTGTACCGTCCGCCCGCCGCCGGATATCTGGCCTGGCTGGACTTCCGGGGGGTCGGCTGGGGTGAGGATCCGGCTGCCGTGGCCCTGGAACGGGCCCGGGTGGCGCTGGAACCGGGGCACCGGTTCGGGCCGCAGGGCAGCGGCTTCGCCCGGTTGAACTTCGCCTGCTCCCCGGAGGTGCTGGCCGAGGCGGTGGAGCGGCTGGCACGGGTGCGGGCGTCGTCGTCGGACGGGACCGCCTAG
- a CDS encoding class I SAM-dependent methyltransferase: MPDTSLAHVLTSEGWELLNSLGPYLESESFKLNNDLRKAGHSPEVVAAVLTQAKLRMKARGKFGPFAEHMLFTAPGLEQATRLNVAALHAQRYVQAGLEKVADLGCGIGADSLALATLDRQVTAVELDEITAAAATINLMPWPNAKVVQGAAEEFDLGGFDGVWLDPARRTTSTSGTTRIFDPEAFSPPLSFVESLADAGLPVGVKMGPGIPHDALPKNCEAQWVSVDGDVTEATLWFNALRRDGVRRAALVIGANGAAELTSPFDYVPGGEDVAVGPVDAYLYEPDGAVIRAGLVADVARSLDGHLLDPHIAYIGAPELMATPFARAYRVLEVRPYNVKALKAWVKANGIGVLDIKKRGMSVTPEELRKQLLTGSGKGPNKATLVLTRLGEDRVAIVVEPVTSAA, encoded by the coding sequence ATGCCGGATACCTCCCTCGCCCATGTTCTGACCTCCGAAGGCTGGGAACTGCTGAACTCCCTCGGCCCGTACCTGGAGTCCGAGTCCTTTAAGCTCAACAACGATCTGCGCAAGGCCGGGCACTCCCCCGAGGTGGTGGCCGCCGTCCTGACCCAGGCCAAACTGCGGATGAAGGCCCGGGGCAAGTTCGGCCCGTTTGCCGAGCACATGCTCTTCACCGCGCCGGGGCTGGAGCAGGCCACCCGCCTGAATGTCGCGGCGCTGCATGCCCAGCGGTACGTTCAGGCCGGCTTGGAGAAGGTAGCGGACCTGGGCTGCGGAATCGGCGCGGATTCCCTGGCGCTGGCCACGCTGGACCGGCAGGTGACCGCCGTCGAGCTTGATGAAATCACCGCCGCCGCGGCCACCATCAACCTGATGCCCTGGCCCAACGCCAAGGTGGTCCAGGGCGCCGCCGAAGAGTTCGACCTCGGCGGGTTCGACGGCGTGTGGCTGGATCCGGCACGCCGGACCACCTCGACCTCCGGCACCACCCGCATTTTTGATCCGGAAGCGTTTTCTCCGCCGCTGTCCTTCGTGGAATCACTGGCCGACGCCGGCCTGCCCGTGGGCGTGAAAATGGGCCCCGGAATTCCGCACGACGCGCTGCCGAAGAACTGCGAAGCGCAGTGGGTATCAGTGGACGGCGACGTAACCGAGGCGACCCTGTGGTTCAATGCCCTGCGCCGCGACGGCGTCCGCCGCGCCGCCCTGGTGATCGGAGCCAACGGCGCCGCGGAGCTGACCTCGCCGTTCGACTACGTGCCCGGCGGCGAGGACGTCGCCGTCGGTCCCGTGGATGCCTACCTGTACGAGCCCGACGGCGCGGTCATCCGCGCTGGGCTTGTTGCCGACGTCGCCCGCTCCCTGGACGGTCACCTGCTGGATCCGCACATTGCCTACATCGGTGCCCCCGAGCTGATGGCGACGCCCTTCGCACGCGCCTACCGGGTGCTCGAAGTGCGCCCCTACAACGTCAAGGCGCTCAAGGCCTGGGTGAAGGCCAACGGCATCGGTGTCCTGGACATCAAGAAGCGCGGCATGTCGGTCACTCCCGAGGAGCTGCGCAAGCAGCTGCTCACCGGGTCCGGCAAGGGACCGAACAAGGCCACGCTGGTCCTGACCCGGCTGGGTGAGGACCGGGTGGCCATTGTGGTGGAGCCGGTGACCTCCGCCGCCTAG
- a CDS encoding shikimate 5-dehydrogenase, producing the protein MPILNKDMTLCVSLAARPSNIGTRFHNYLYDLLDLNYVYKAFAPTDLAQAIAGVRGLPIRGCAISMPYKEDVIALVDRMDPSAEAISSVNTIVNDDGVLTAYNTDYLAIARLLADHHIPVAWSVLLQGSGGMAKAVAAALRNAGFSDVTIVARNEGTGRALADRYDFNWQAEAAGITADLIINVTPLGMTGEHEAVQSLDDAAVAAARTVFDVVALPAETPLVRAARAAGKKVITGAEVIALQAEEQFVLYTGVRPTPEQVRAASEFSRA; encoded by the coding sequence GTGCCCATTCTGAATAAAGACATGACCCTGTGTGTTTCCCTCGCTGCGCGGCCGTCCAATATCGGAACGCGCTTCCACAACTACCTCTACGACCTGCTGGACCTGAACTACGTCTACAAGGCTTTCGCGCCCACGGATCTGGCCCAGGCAATTGCGGGAGTGCGCGGCCTGCCGATCCGCGGCTGCGCCATTTCCATGCCGTACAAGGAAGACGTCATCGCGCTGGTGGACCGGATGGATCCGTCGGCGGAGGCGATCAGCTCGGTCAATACGATAGTGAACGACGACGGCGTCCTCACCGCCTACAACACCGACTACTTGGCGATAGCCCGGCTGCTGGCCGACCACCACATCCCCGTCGCCTGGTCCGTGCTGCTGCAGGGATCCGGGGGCATGGCCAAGGCGGTCGCCGCTGCGCTGCGGAACGCCGGATTCTCCGACGTCACCATTGTGGCCCGCAACGAAGGCACCGGACGGGCACTTGCCGACCGCTACGACTTCAACTGGCAGGCAGAGGCGGCGGGCATTACGGCCGACCTCATCATCAACGTCACTCCGCTGGGCATGACCGGGGAACACGAGGCGGTCCAGTCCCTGGACGACGCGGCGGTTGCGGCCGCGCGGACGGTGTTCGACGTCGTCGCGCTCCCCGCCGAAACGCCCCTGGTTCGCGCAGCGCGCGCAGCGGGCAAGAAGGTCATCACCGGTGCCGAAGTGATCGCCCTCCAGGCGGAGGAGCAGTTTGTGCTCTACACCGGGGTCCGGCCCACGCCGGAGCAGGTGCGGGCTGCCAGCGAATTCTCCCGCGCCTGA
- a CDS encoding glutamate--cysteine ligase, whose product MQIGFAQSAQSTLGVEWELALVDRTTGDLVSVADQVLRGVSAAYPGLTEDDEHPHIKQELLENTVELVTGVCNTVADAKADLSRSLEALRRVTDPMGVELFCSGSHPFSAPRSQPITDKERYAKLIDRTQWWGQQMLIYGVHVHVGLDSRDKALPVVDGLVNYFPHFQALSASSPYWSGEDTGYASQRALMFQQLPTAGLPFQFGSWAEYESYVQDMYTTGVIDSISEIRWDIRPVPNLGTVEMRVCDGMATIEDVGAVAALTQCLVEEFSTILDNGGSIPTMPPWHVQENKWRAARYGLDAIIILDAAGNEKLVTDHLLEDVLPRLAPVAEKLGCAAELADVAVIIERGAGYQRQRRVAAENGGDLRAVVQDGIRQLRGEA is encoded by the coding sequence TTGCAAATCGGTTTCGCCCAGTCGGCCCAGTCAACACTCGGCGTTGAATGGGAACTGGCCCTTGTCGACCGGACCACGGGAGATTTGGTCTCCGTGGCTGACCAGGTCCTGCGCGGCGTCAGCGCCGCTTATCCGGGCCTCACCGAGGATGACGAGCACCCGCATATCAAGCAGGAGCTGCTCGAGAATACGGTGGAGCTGGTGACCGGCGTCTGCAACACGGTCGCTGATGCAAAAGCGGACCTCTCTCGATCCCTTGAAGCCCTGCGCCGGGTCACGGACCCCATGGGCGTCGAATTGTTCTGCTCCGGATCTCATCCGTTCAGCGCTCCCCGGTCGCAGCCCATCACTGACAAGGAACGCTACGCCAAGCTGATTGACCGCACCCAGTGGTGGGGCCAGCAGATGCTGATCTACGGAGTGCACGTGCATGTCGGCCTGGATTCGCGTGACAAGGCACTGCCCGTCGTGGACGGCCTGGTGAACTATTTCCCGCACTTCCAGGCGCTGTCAGCGTCCTCTCCGTACTGGTCCGGCGAGGACACCGGCTATGCCTCCCAGCGGGCCCTGATGTTCCAGCAGCTGCCCACCGCCGGCCTGCCCTTCCAATTCGGGTCCTGGGCGGAGTACGAGTCCTATGTGCAGGACATGTACACCACCGGAGTGATCGACTCGATCAGCGAGATCCGCTGGGACATCCGCCCCGTGCCCAACCTGGGCACCGTCGAAATGCGGGTCTGCGACGGCATGGCCACCATTGAGGACGTCGGCGCCGTGGCAGCCCTCACCCAGTGCCTGGTGGAGGAGTTCTCCACCATCCTGGACAACGGCGGCAGCATCCCCACCATGCCCCCGTGGCATGTGCAGGAGAACAAGTGGCGTGCCGCCCGCTACGGCCTCGATGCCATCATCATCTTGGATGCTGCCGGCAACGAGAAGCTGGTCACCGACCACCTTCTCGAAGATGTCCTGCCGCGTCTGGCACCCGTCGCCGAAAAACTGGGCTGTGCAGCCGAGCTGGCCGACGTGGCCGTGATCATCGAGCGCGGCGCCGGCTACCAGCGGCAGCGTCGCGTGGCCGCAGAAAACGGCGGCGACCTGCGTGCCGTCGTCCAGGACGGCATCCGGCAGCTGCGCGGCGAAGCTTAG
- a CDS encoding HNH endonuclease signature motif containing protein — protein sequence MYELKRHPVSGTAPPKEPSAVGGLTGALSGNATGPVGTELRGNAESAEPALLAALIDQIRALEEVKAAASAAQVRATAIFDAMIRRSQARAGLKAEQLGKGVGAQIGLARRDSPHNGAKLLGLARILTTEMPHTLHALSLGVISEYRATLLVRETACLTLEDRQKIDERVAGNLTELEQLGDRQLISRIKSLSYAMDPHAVVNRTAHATSERFVSCRPAPDTMTYLTALLPVAQGVGVFAALTREADRLRAAGDPRTKGQIMADTLVERTTGQARAEDVRVEVQLIMTDRTLLAGSAEPAVLAGYGVVPAQLARDLVRQGGSDRGGRNSNASPRKPGAPDGTTGNPRGENRTWLRRLYTVPSTGALVGMDSKARLVPKGLARFIAVRDQICRMPWCGAPIRHYDHIRPVHEGGPTSAENLQGLCEACNQAKEAPGWTSRSAPPGSHNRRHNGRHTVETVTPTGHAYLSVAPPLPGPAGPDRTGAG from the coding sequence ATGTACGAACTCAAGCGCCATCCGGTCAGCGGAACAGCACCGCCGAAGGAACCCTCTGCCGTCGGCGGACTGACCGGAGCGCTGTCCGGAAACGCCACGGGACCTGTCGGAACTGAGCTCCGGGGGAATGCCGAATCCGCTGAACCTGCGCTGCTGGCCGCCCTTATCGATCAGATTCGTGCCCTGGAGGAGGTCAAGGCTGCGGCGTCCGCGGCTCAGGTCAGGGCGACAGCCATATTTGATGCGATGATCCGCCGCTCCCAGGCACGGGCCGGCCTAAAGGCCGAGCAGCTCGGCAAAGGCGTGGGCGCGCAGATCGGCTTGGCGCGGCGGGACTCTCCGCATAACGGTGCCAAGCTGCTGGGCCTGGCCCGGATCCTGACCACTGAAATGCCGCACACCCTGCACGCCCTGAGCCTGGGCGTGATCAGCGAGTACCGGGCCACGCTCCTGGTCCGCGAGACCGCCTGCCTGACCCTGGAGGACCGGCAGAAGATCGACGAACGAGTCGCCGGAAACCTGACGGAGCTGGAGCAGCTCGGAGACCGCCAGCTCATTTCCCGGATCAAATCTCTGTCTTATGCAATGGATCCGCACGCTGTGGTGAACCGGACCGCCCACGCAACCTCGGAGCGCTTTGTCTCCTGCCGTCCGGCCCCGGACACCATGACGTATCTGACCGCACTGCTGCCGGTTGCCCAGGGGGTGGGCGTGTTCGCGGCGCTGACCCGGGAAGCGGACCGGCTGCGGGCTGCCGGGGACCCGCGGACGAAGGGCCAGATCATGGCCGACACCCTCGTGGAACGCACCACCGGCCAGGCCCGTGCTGAAGACGTCCGGGTGGAGGTGCAGCTGATCATGACGGACCGGACCCTGTTGGCCGGGTCCGCGGAACCTGCCGTGCTCGCAGGATACGGGGTGGTTCCGGCACAGTTGGCCCGGGATCTGGTCCGTCAGGGCGGCAGCGACAGGGGCGGCCGCAACAGCAACGCCAGTCCAAGGAAACCCGGCGCGCCGGACGGAACAACCGGCAACCCCCGCGGGGAAAACCGGACCTGGCTGCGGCGGCTCTACACGGTTCCCTCCACCGGAGCGCTGGTGGGCATGGACTCCAAGGCACGGCTGGTGCCGAAGGGCCTGGCCCGGTTCATCGCGGTCCGGGACCAGATCTGCCGGATGCCGTGGTGCGGGGCGCCGATCCGGCACTATGACCACATTCGGCCGGTCCATGAGGGCGGTCCGACCAGCGCGGAGAACCTGCAGGGGTTGTGCGAGGCCTGCAACCAGGCCAAGGAAGCCCCCGGATGGACCTCTCGATCAGCTCCGCCCGGCAGTCACAACCGCCGGCACAATGGCCGGCACACCGTCGAAACCGTCACCCCCACGGGCCACGCCTATTTGTCGGTGGCGCCGCCGCTTCCCGGACCGGCAGGCCCGGACCGAACGGGTGCCGGCTAG
- the tsaD gene encoding tRNA (adenosine(37)-N6)-threonylcarbamoyltransferase complex transferase subunit TsaD, which yields MNRTDPLVLGIESSCDETGVGIVRGGKLLTNTVSSSMEEHVRFGGVIPEIASRAHLDAFVPTLRQALDEAGVTLDDIDAIAVTSGPGLAGALMVGVCAAKALAVATGKPLYAINHLVAHVGVGVLDGDELPDNLGALLVSGGHTEILRVKSLTGDVQLLGSTIDDAAGEAYDKVARILGLGYPGGPAIDKLARDGNPKAIRFPRGLTQPKYMGTAEEPGPHRYDWSFSGLKTAVARCVEQYEAAGEELPVADIAASFQEAVVDVITAKAVLACTEHGITNLLLGGGVAANSRLRELTAQRCAAKGITLRVPPISLCTDNGAMVAALGAQVVMAGAEPSGLGFAPDPSMPVTSIHL from the coding sequence ATGAACCGCACGGACCCGCTGGTGCTTGGCATCGAATCATCCTGCGACGAAACCGGCGTCGGCATTGTCCGCGGCGGCAAGCTGCTGACCAACACGGTGTCCTCCTCCATGGAGGAGCACGTGCGCTTCGGCGGGGTCATTCCGGAGATTGCCTCCCGGGCGCACCTGGACGCCTTCGTACCCACGCTGCGCCAGGCCCTGGACGAAGCCGGCGTGACCCTGGACGACATTGACGCCATCGCCGTCACATCCGGACCCGGACTGGCCGGCGCGCTCATGGTGGGCGTCTGCGCCGCCAAGGCGCTCGCCGTCGCCACCGGCAAGCCGCTGTACGCCATCAACCATCTGGTGGCCCATGTGGGGGTGGGCGTGCTCGACGGCGACGAGCTGCCCGACAACCTGGGTGCGCTGCTCGTTTCCGGCGGCCACACCGAGATCCTCCGGGTGAAGTCGCTGACCGGCGACGTGCAGCTGCTGGGCTCCACCATCGACGATGCCGCCGGCGAGGCCTACGACAAGGTCGCCCGCATCCTCGGACTGGGCTATCCCGGCGGGCCGGCCATCGACAAACTGGCTCGGGACGGCAATCCGAAGGCCATCCGGTTCCCCCGCGGCCTGACCCAGCCCAAGTACATGGGCACGGCCGAAGAACCCGGACCGCACCGCTACGACTGGTCCTTCTCCGGACTCAAGACCGCCGTGGCCCGGTGCGTCGAGCAGTACGAGGCGGCCGGCGAGGAACTCCCCGTGGCCGACATTGCCGCTTCCTTCCAGGAAGCGGTGGTCGACGTGATTACGGCCAAGGCGGTCCTCGCCTGCACCGAACACGGCATCACCAACCTGCTCCTGGGCGGGGGAGTGGCTGCCAACTCCCGGCTCCGGGAGCTGACGGCTCAGCGCTGCGCTGCGAAGGGCATCACCCTGCGGGTGCCGCCCATCTCGCTCTGCACCGACAACGGCGCCATGGTTGCCGCCCTGGGCGCCCAGGTGGTGATGGCCGGTGCCGAGCCCTCGGGCCTCGGTTTCGCTCCGGATCCGTCGATGCCGGTCACCAGCATCCATCTCTAA
- the rimI gene encoding ribosomal protein S18-alanine N-acetyltransferase: MIRSMTFDDIAAVDGLERALFPVDAWPLQMFYDELNQADTRSYYVAEDADGRVVGYAGLMCVLPIADVQTIAVAPEAEGAGIGSALLATLINEAKERGADDVLLEVRADNPRAQRLYRWFGFEQIHIRPRYYRDGADALIMRLALSAWNGSPRVTTKDTE, from the coding sequence ATGATCCGGTCCATGACCTTCGACGACATAGCCGCCGTGGACGGGCTCGAACGGGCGCTGTTCCCCGTTGATGCGTGGCCGCTGCAGATGTTCTACGACGAGCTGAACCAGGCGGACACCCGCTCCTACTATGTCGCCGAGGACGCTGACGGCCGAGTTGTCGGCTACGCGGGGCTGATGTGCGTGCTGCCGATCGCCGATGTGCAGACCATCGCCGTCGCACCCGAGGCCGAAGGCGCGGGCATCGGATCGGCGCTGCTGGCCACGCTCATCAACGAGGCCAAGGAGCGCGGCGCCGACGACGTCCTGCTGGAAGTGCGCGCCGACAACCCCCGCGCCCAGCGGCTCTACCGCTGGTTCGGGTTCGAACAGATTCACATCCGGCCGCGCTACTACCGCGACGGCGCGGACGCACTCATCATGCGGCTGGCTCTTTCCGCTTGGAACGGATCCCCGCGCGTTACAACGAAGGACACCGAATGA
- the tsaB gene encoding tRNA (adenosine(37)-N6)-threonylcarbamoyltransferase complex dimerization subunit type 1 TsaB, whose protein sequence is MLILSIDTSAIASAALLTGEGEVLAEFATEDTRSHAEVLAPGIRDLMASADVTAADLDAVVVGVGPGPFTGLRSGIATARTLGFAWNKPVHGVMSLDAIAVDAALDAWRLGIDEFAVATDARRKEVYWAHYRSTGGTAELLAGPFVSDPAEVPALPVYGVGAGLYPEVLHGVAGFTGTQPTASALGRTAVVRLVRGLPLLDTTPLYLRESDAKVPGPRKRAL, encoded by the coding sequence GTGCTTATTCTCTCCATTGACACCTCCGCCATTGCCAGTGCGGCGCTGCTGACCGGGGAAGGGGAGGTCCTGGCTGAATTTGCCACGGAAGACACCCGTTCCCATGCCGAAGTGCTGGCCCCGGGCATCCGCGACCTGATGGCCTCCGCTGACGTCACCGCCGCAGACCTCGACGCCGTGGTGGTGGGGGTGGGACCGGGACCGTTCACCGGCCTGCGCTCCGGCATCGCCACGGCCCGCACCCTCGGCTTCGCCTGGAACAAGCCGGTGCACGGGGTCATGAGCCTTGACGCCATCGCTGTGGACGCCGCGCTCGACGCGTGGCGGCTGGGCATTGACGAGTTCGCCGTTGCCACCGATGCCCGGCGCAAGGAAGTGTACTGGGCGCACTACCGCAGCACCGGCGGCACGGCCGAACTCCTGGCCGGCCCGTTCGTGAGCGACCCGGCGGAAGTGCCGGCGCTGCCGGTCTACGGCGTGGGCGCCGGCCTGTATCCCGAGGTGCTGCACGGCGTTGCCGGTTTCACCGGCACCCAGCCCACGGCTTCGGCCCTCGGCCGCACCGCCGTCGTCCGCCTGGTCCGCGGGCTTCCGCTGCTGGACACCACGCCGCTGTACCTGCGCGAATCCGATGCCAAGGTGCCCGGACCCCGGAAGCGTGCACTGTGA
- the tsaE gene encoding tRNA (adenosine(37)-N6)-threonylcarbamoyltransferase complex ATPase subunit type 1 TsaE, with protein sequence MSAAQGNVDAPPVWEEEIRTADAQQTQAVAEQLGRRLAAGDLILLTGELGAGKTTFTQGLGRGLGVRPGIISPTFVLVRIHPSLSDGPDLVHVDAYRLGSSAEIDDIDLENTMDTSVTVVEWGRGLVEHLSGNRLEITLVRPTGSDAGRAPGDGGLTFDFDDDPDEERVIRMAAYGPRWANFRRPAGAAERVQPKET encoded by the coding sequence ATGAGCGCAGCACAGGGCAACGTTGATGCCCCGCCGGTCTGGGAAGAGGAAATCCGCACCGCTGACGCCCAGCAGACGCAGGCAGTGGCCGAACAGCTGGGCCGCCGGCTGGCCGCCGGCGACCTCATCCTGCTCACCGGTGAGCTCGGCGCCGGGAAAACAACCTTCACCCAGGGCCTGGGCCGCGGACTGGGCGTCCGGCCCGGCATCATCTCGCCGACCTTCGTGCTGGTCCGCATTCATCCCAGTCTCTCGGACGGCCCCGATCTGGTGCATGTGGACGCTTACCGGCTCGGGTCCAGCGCGGAAATCGACGACATCGATCTGGAAAACACCATGGACACCTCGGTCACCGTGGTGGAGTGGGGCCGCGGACTGGTGGAGCACCTCTCCGGCAACCGGCTGGAAATCACGCTGGTCCGGCCGACCGGGTCCGACGCCGGCCGGGCGCCGGGAGACGGCGGCCTGACTTTCGACTTCGACGATGACCCGGACGAAGAGCGCGTGATCCGGATGGCCGCCTACGGCCCGCGGTGGGCGAACTTCCGGCGGCCCGCCGGGGCTGCGGAAAGGGTGCAGCCGAAGGAGACGTAA
- the alr gene encoding alanine racemase, whose protein sequence is MNDQQAPPAAERQALVDLAAVRHNVRHLVRLASPARVMAVVKADAYGHGAVPVARAALEAGASWLGVAHISEALALRGAGITAPLLAWLHTVDSQFSEAVAANVDLGLSGWELEHVAAAARELQIPARVHLKIDTGLGRNGCPPEKWESFVGRALAYQEEGLLRVVGIFSHFSVADEPDRPETDEQLERFRTAVAVAEDAGVDREVRHIANTPAALSRPDSHFDMVRVGLGLYGLSPFPGQTPDELGLRPAMTLKTTIANCKEVPAGQGVSYGLRYTAPEATTLALVPLGYADGVPRIGTGGPVWVDGTVYPVVGRIAMDQMVIDLNTTGIAGTGKDLVGREAVLFGGVGLPSVDEWAEACGSINYEIITRISSRVERKYTDTEATEA, encoded by the coding sequence GTGAATGACCAACAAGCTCCTCCCGCTGCAGAACGCCAGGCCCTCGTCGATCTGGCCGCCGTGCGGCACAACGTCCGCCACCTCGTTCGGCTGGCCAGCCCGGCCCGGGTGATGGCAGTCGTCAAGGCCGATGCCTACGGCCACGGCGCTGTCCCGGTTGCCCGCGCCGCACTGGAGGCCGGCGCCTCCTGGCTCGGTGTCGCCCACATTTCCGAGGCCCTGGCCCTGCGCGGCGCCGGCATCACCGCTCCGCTCCTGGCCTGGCTGCACACCGTGGACAGCCAGTTCTCCGAGGCAGTCGCGGCCAACGTGGACCTGGGCCTCTCCGGATGGGAACTGGAACACGTCGCTGCGGCTGCGCGGGAACTGCAGATCCCGGCGCGGGTGCACCTGAAGATCGACACCGGGCTCGGCCGCAACGGCTGCCCGCCCGAGAAATGGGAATCCTTCGTGGGCCGCGCCCTGGCCTACCAGGAAGAGGGACTGCTGCGCGTCGTCGGGATCTTCTCCCACTTCTCCGTCGCCGACGAACCCGACCGTCCCGAGACCGACGAGCAGCTGGAGAGATTCCGCACGGCCGTCGCCGTCGCCGAGGACGCCGGTGTGGACCGCGAGGTGCGGCACATCGCCAACACCCCCGCCGCACTGTCCCGCCCGGATTCCCACTTCGACATGGTGCGGGTGGGCCTGGGCCTGTACGGGCTGTCGCCCTTCCCCGGGCAGACCCCCGATGAACTGGGCCTGCGTCCGGCCATGACCCTGAAGACCACCATTGCCAACTGCAAGGAAGTTCCTGCCGGGCAGGGCGTCTCCTACGGGCTGCGCTACACCGCGCCGGAAGCCACCACGCTGGCGCTGGTTCCCCTGGGCTACGCCGACGGCGTTCCCCGCATCGGCACCGGAGGCCCGGTCTGGGTGGACGGAACCGTCTATCCGGTGGTCGGTCGCATCGCCATGGACCAAATGGTCATTGATCTCAACACCACGGGCATCGCGGGCACCGGCAAGGACCTCGTTGGCCGGGAGGCAGTCCTGTTCGGCGGCGTCGGACTGCCGTCCGTCGATGAGTGGGCCGAGGCCTGCGGCAGCATCAACTACGAAATCATCACCCGCATCAGCTCCCGCGTGGAGCGGAAGTACACCGACACGGAGGCCACCGAAGCATGA